The Calditrichota bacterium genome includes a window with the following:
- the dacB gene encoding D-alanyl-D-alanine carboxypeptidase/D-alanyl-D-alanine-endopeptidase — MKNTLLFLIIALIFNACTSTSKFYSYEETQSLIDEKFQDSLFAHAHWGVLIQSLDDDQIWYQQNADKMFMPASNEKIPTSAAALITLGPDFMFESGLYYKGEIEDSVLKGDLIVKGNGDPTFYTRFFDDSRTPFFNWADTLLQIGITKIEGNIIGDDNAFDDYGYGMGWTHSGLDSWYSAESGALQFNENYVDLYIVQPATVQDSVEIIPNVPSSYFSIINKTTATDSGRTRISVNRPFGTNDLIISGLVHIGNDTLERSPSIFNPTLFYTTVLKETLQDKGILVSGKALDCDDIEGFEADSTQLQLLAIHKSPPLKEILKGLMKRSQNMYAETMVKTMGWQQSGLGSFGNGKEVVEKVLEDFGIEPKTYAYRDGSGLSRYNFISPRQIVKILKGMRNSQHWETWKEIQPIAGVDGTLKRRMRGTKAEGNVRAKTGTISNVRGLSGYVTTDAGEEIVFSFLINGHLRSSRETELITDKVLDLIAEYPKKAILENK, encoded by the coding sequence ATGAAAAACACCCTGCTCTTTCTCATAATAGCACTAATTTTCAACGCCTGTACAAGCACATCCAAGTTTTATTCCTATGAAGAGACGCAAAGTCTGATTGACGAGAAATTTCAGGATTCTTTGTTTGCCCATGCCCATTGGGGCGTCTTAATCCAATCTCTGGATGATGACCAAATCTGGTATCAGCAAAATGCCGACAAAATGTTTATGCCTGCTTCCAATGAAAAAATCCCAACATCGGCTGCAGCTCTTATCACCCTTGGGCCGGATTTCATGTTTGAGAGTGGGCTTTATTATAAAGGTGAAATTGAAGACTCTGTTTTAAAAGGCGATTTGATCGTAAAAGGAAATGGGGATCCTACTTTTTACACTCGTTTTTTTGATGATTCGCGTACGCCTTTTTTTAACTGGGCCGATACTTTGCTGCAAATTGGCATCACTAAAATTGAGGGTAATATCATCGGCGATGACAATGCTTTTGATGATTACGGTTATGGCATGGGCTGGACGCACAGTGGTTTGGACAGCTGGTATTCCGCGGAATCGGGTGCGTTGCAGTTTAATGAAAATTATGTGGATTTATACATTGTGCAACCGGCAACTGTGCAGGATTCGGTAGAAATAATCCCCAATGTACCCAGCAGTTATTTTTCAATTATCAACAAAACTACCGCCACTGATTCCGGCAGAACACGCATAAGTGTAAACCGGCCTTTTGGCACAAATGATTTAATCATCTCAGGATTAGTGCACATCGGCAACGATACATTAGAGCGCTCTCCATCCATATTTAATCCGACACTTTTTTATACAACTGTTTTGAAAGAAACTTTGCAAGATAAAGGGATTCTTGTAAGCGGCAAAGCATTGGATTGTGACGATATTGAGGGCTTTGAGGCAGATTCAACACAGCTACAGCTTTTGGCAATACACAAGTCGCCGCCCTTAAAAGAAATATTAAAAGGTCTGATGAAGCGCAGCCAAAATATGTATGCCGAGACTATGGTTAAAACTATGGGCTGGCAACAAAGCGGCTTGGGCTCTTTCGGCAACGGCAAAGAAGTGGTTGAAAAAGTATTAGAAGATTTTGGCATTGAACCAAAAACATACGCCTATCGTGATGGCTCTGGATTATCCCGCTATAATTTTATAAGCCCGCGCCAGATCGTCAAAATTCTAAAAGGAATGCGAAACAGCCAACACTGGGAAACCTGGAAAGAAATCCAACCGATTGCCGGTGTAGACGGCACACTTAAACGGCGCATGCGAGGCACAAAAGCAGAAGGCAATGTGCGGGCCAAAACCGGCACAATCTCAAATGTCCGCGGACTTTCCGGTTATGTTACAACAGACGCCGGCGAGGAAATAGTTTTTTCATTCTTAATCAATGGCCATCTGCGTAGTAGCCGTGAAACCGAATTAATCACCGACAAAGTTTTGGATTTAATTGCGGAATACCCAAAGAAAGCAATTTTGGAAAATAAATAA
- a CDS encoding DUF4442 domain-containing protein translates to MNVSSKLFKHIINLYPPYLGAGVKVEYIAEDWKELHVSMVCRWYNRNAVGTHFGGSLYSMVDPHLMLLLMRLLGKEYLVWDKSASIKFIKATQKKVSSVIKISNENLQEIKDNTKNGEKYLPKFLLEIKDTDNDIVAIVEKEIYIRKKLPKK, encoded by the coding sequence ATGAATGTTTCGTCCAAACTTTTTAAACATATTATCAATTTATATCCGCCCTATCTTGGAGCAGGTGTAAAAGTTGAGTATATCGCTGAAGATTGGAAAGAGCTACACGTCTCAATGGTCTGTCGCTGGTATAACCGCAATGCTGTTGGCACACACTTTGGCGGCAGCCTTTACTCCATGGTTGATCCACATTTAATGCTTCTTTTAATGCGATTGCTTGGAAAGGAGTACCTGGTTTGGGATAAATCGGCCAGCATCAAATTTATTAAAGCCACCCAAAAAAAAGTATCGTCTGTCATAAAAATCTCTAATGAAAATCTTCAGGAAATCAAAGACAATACAAAAAACGGCGAGAAATATCTTCCAAAATTTTTGTTAGAAATAAAAGATACAGATAATGATATCGTGGCAATCGTAGAGAAAGAAATTTATATCCGAAAAAAGCTGCCCAAAAAATAA